One region of Malania oleifera isolate guangnan ecotype guangnan chromosome 6, ASM2987363v1, whole genome shotgun sequence genomic DNA includes:
- the LOC131158826 gene encoding rac-like GTP-binding protein ARAC7 encodes MSASKFIKCVTVGDGAVGKTCMLICYTSNKFPTDYIPTVFDNFSANVAVDGTIVNLGLWDTAGQEDYSRLRPLSYRGADIFVLAFSLISRASYENVLKKWMPELRRFAPNVPIVLVGTKLDLREDRGYLADHMGSNVITSAQGEELRKQIGAAAYIECSSKTQQNVKAVFDTAIKVVLQPPRRKEMVRKKKHRRSGCSIVGLVFGGCVA; translated from the exons ATGAGTGCTTCTAAGTTCATTAAATGTGTGACTGTTGGAGATGGAGCTGTTGGGAAGACTTGCATGCTCATTTGCTACACCAGTAACAAGTTCCCCACT GATTATATACCCACAGTGTTTGACAATTTCAGTGCTAATGTGGCTGTGGATGGGACCATTGTCAACTTGGGACTATGGGATACTGCAG GTCAGGAAGACTACAGCAGGTTGAGGCCACTTAGTTACAGAGGTGCTGATATATTTGTGCTGGCATTTTCTTTAATCAGCAGAGCTAGCTACGAAAATGTGCTCAAGAAG TGGATGCCTGAACTTCGTCGATTTGCACCAAATGTTCCAATTGTTCTTGTTGGAACGAAGTTAG acCTTCGGGAGGATAGAGGATATCTAGCTGATCATATGGGTTCTAACGTCATAACATCTGCTCAA GGGGAGGAGCTGAGGAAACAAATTGGTGCAGCAGCTTACATAGAGTGTAGCTCTAAGACTCAGCAG AATGTCAAAGCTGTTTTTGATACGGCAATAAAGGTTGTGCTTCAACCTCCAAGAAGGAAGGAGATGGTAAGGAAGAAAAAGCATAGAAGATCTGGTTGCTCAATAGT GGGTCTTGTGTTTGGAGGTTGTGTTGCTTAG